A DNA window from Vigna unguiculata cultivar IT97K-499-35 chromosome 10, ASM411807v1, whole genome shotgun sequence contains the following coding sequences:
- the LOC114166221 gene encoding symplekin isoform X3 has protein sequence MVGKTMSMAATSREKLASLLNAAKLASDIPSKLESLRQLRHELPPEDPVLLTEFLPSLFFFHSDPFGPVRKFVTEMLGEIGLKNTEFLSDIVPVLIEVLNDDTPAVVRQALLCGIELFRGTLEKIVVQGLYSSDLDGALESAWEWMLKFKEKVYSIAFQHGSGGAKLLALKFVEAVVRLYTPDPSGSSEPTSHQGKPVEFNISWLRRGHPVLNIGDLKIEASHSVGLLLDQLRFSNVKSLSNSVIIVLIKSLSAIANERPAFYGRILPVLLSLQPSSTVVNGFCVSAAHLALKNAFLTCSKCTHPSAAPWRDRLAGALKEIQSEGKADRVFHLISSSNGSIEREKDDQPVIKEEEPAINSDDSVHSNLARKRSGSQIEGDLAEDVPGKRVRATIDALEEPKKELDERTISNSQDETPSNVPASSKGDMDNGPVRQLVATFGALIAQGEKAVGHLEILISSISADLLAEVVMANMQNLPPKFPNTEGNEQLQDINMIGSDDKAKYPPSFVAAVMSLSSTFPPIASLLDAQQSVSNEIEKSQGEEEISATAVNSGAVHSGMNLVSENVPSPTDFPTSDASIPGVENGCTTMPPDIHDVGNSESGIPGLDSFGRSDALSQSFDPSLLASTEVGLEDGSQEQDTSLDLRSPLNLAPSVSTDRSEELSPKAAVRDVNSMVSSTATSVVLPSRLILPKMIAPVVELEDEQKDHLQKSCFMRIIDAYKQIAAAGGSKVRFSILAYLGVEFPLELDPWQLLQKHILIDYTSHEGHELTLRVLYRLFGEAEEEPDFFSSTTAASVYEKFLLTVAEALKDSFPPSDKSLSKLLGESPYLPKSVLKILENMCSPGNGDRGEKELQSLNADRVTQGLSAVWSLILLRPPIRNTCLQIALQSAVHHMEEVRMKAIRLVANKLYPLSSISQQIEDFAKEMLFSVTSSDVSELTDAEGSIADSQKGPDVEKVSNEQSSLSGSTKDVSDNRQSCTSESVSPDSVSEAQRCMSLYFALCTKKHSLFRQIFVIYRSTSKAVKQAVHRQIPILVRTMGSSLDLLETISDPPNGSENLLMQVLHTLTDGTVPSKDLISTVKRLHDSKLKDAEVLIPVLPFLSNEEVIPIFPHIVNLPLEKFQTALGRVLQGSSQSGPVLSPAEVLIAIHGIDPERDGIPLKKVTDACNACFEQRQTFTQEVIARVLNQLVEQIPPPLLFMRTVLQAIGAFPSLARVSDLRPSSRWNPFGLPRFDSSESSELIYPCVLHFGTIWWIIFLDYGIMSLPLP, from the exons ATGGTCGGAAAAACCATGTCCATGGCGGCAACTTCGCGCGAAAAGCTCGCAAGTCTCCTGAACGCAGCCAAGTTGGCCAGTGACATCCCATCCAAGCTCGAATCCCTGCGCCAACTGCGCCATGAACTTCCACCCGAAGACCCCGTCCTCCTCACTGAGTTCCTCCCCTcactcttcttcttccactCAGATCCCTTTGGCCCTGTTCGCAAATTTGTCACCGA gatgcTTGGTGAGATTGGATTGAAGAATACCGAGTTTTTGTCTGACATTGTGCCTGTCCTAATTGAGGTACTGAATGACGACACACCGGCTGTGGTTCGGCAAGCTCTTCTGTGTGGAATTGAGTTATTTCGTGGCACACTTGAGAAAATTGTGGTTCAG ggTCTTTACTCTAGTGATTTAGATGGTGCACTCGAATCTGCATGGGAATGGATGcttaaattcaaagaaaaagtataCTCAATAGCTTTTCAA CATGGAAGTGGTGGTGCTAAGCTCCTGGCACTGAAATTTGTTGAGGCAGTTGTTCGTCTTTACACTCCTGATCCTAGTGGTTCCTCAGAGCCTACTTCTCATCAAG GAAAGCCTGTAGAATTTAATATATCATGGCTGAGGCGTGGTCATCCAGTACTTAATATTGGAGATTTGAAAATTGAAGCTAGCCATAGTGTGGGTCTCTTGCTTGATCAACTCAGATTTTCAAATGTGAAGTCCCTTAGTAACTCAGTTATCATTGTGCTGATTAAaag TCTTTCAGCTATTGCAAATGAAAGGCCTGCATTCTATGGCCGCATCTTGCCAGTTTTGCTTAGTTTGCAACCTTCCAGCACTGTTGTTAATGGGTTCTGTGTATCAgctgcacatcttgctttgaaGAATGCCTTTCTTACTTGCTCGAAATGTACACATCCAAGTGCTGCTCCG TGGAGAGATCGTTTGGCAGGGGCCTTGAAGGAAATACAGTCAGAAGGAAAGGCAGATCGGGTGTTCCACCTAATCTCATCTAGCAATGGAAGCATTGAGAGAGAGAAGGATGATCAACCTGTTATCAAG gAAGAGGAACCTGCAATAAATTCTGATGATTCAGTACACAGTAATTTGGCAAGAAAACGATCTGGATCACAAATTGAAGGTGATTTAGCTGAAGATGTTCCTGGAAAACGTGTCAGGGCAACAATTGATGCTTTGGAAGAACCTAAGAAAGAGTTGGATGAACGTACCATTTCCAACTCTCAGGATGAGACTCCTTCAAATGTACCAGCATCTTCAAAAGGAGATATGGATAATGGGCCCGTACGGCAGCTTGTTGCCACATTTGGTGCTTTGATTGCTCAAGGTGAAAAAGCTGTTGGGCATCTTGAGATTCTCATCTCAAGTATTTCTGCCGACTTGCTAGCTGAGGTGGTGATGGCAAATATGCAAAACTTACCTCCAAAATTCCCTAATACTGAAGGAAATGAACAGCTGCAAGACATTAATATGATTGGTTCTGATGACAAGGCTAAATATCCACCATCATTTGTAGCCGCTGTTATGTCACTTTCTAGTACTTTTCCACCAATAGCTTCCCTTCTTGATGCACAACAATCAGTTTCAAATGAGATTGag AAGTCACAAGGGGAGGAAGAAATTTCTGCAACTGCTGTCAATAGTGGTGCTGTTCACTCTGGCATGAATCTTGTATCTGAAAATGTACCATCTCCTACTGATTTTCCAACTTCTGATGCTAGTATACCTGGAGTGGAGAATGGCTGTACAACTATGCCTCCTGACATCCATGATGTTGGAAACTCAGAGAGCGGAATTCCTGGCCTGGATTCTTTTGGTCGGAGTGATGCCTTATCACAAAGTTTTGATCCTTCTTTATTGGCTTCCACTGAAGTGGGCCTAGAAGATGGCAGCCAAGAGCAAGATACAAGTTTGGATCTGAGGTCACCCCTGAACTTAGCTCCATCAGTATCAACAGATAGATCTGAGGAGCTGAGCCCAAAAGCGGCTGTTAGAGATGTCAATAGCATGGTGTCGTCAACAGCTACTTCAGTTGTGTTGCCTTCCCGTTTAATCTTGCCAAAGATGATTGCTCCTGTTGttgaacttgaagatgaacaaaAGGATCATTTGCAAAAATCATGTTTTATGCGTATTATTGATGCATATAAGCAAATAGCTGCAGCTGGAGGTTCCAAAGTCCGTTTTTCAATCCTTGCTTATTTAGGAGTTGAG TTTCCCTTGGAATTAGACCCATGGCAACTATTACAGAAGCATATTTTGATTGATTACACTAGTCATGAG GGACATGAGTTGACATTACGTGTCCTCTACAGATTATTTGGTGAGGCTGAAGAGGAGCCTGACTTCTTTTCTTCCACTACTGCAGCTTCTGTCTATGAAAAATTCCTCCTTACTGTG GCAGAAGCACTTAAAGATTCCTTTCCACCTTCTGATAAATCATTGAGTAAATTGCTTGGTGAATCTCCTTATTTACCAAAATCagttcttaaaattttagaaaacatgtgTTCTCCCGGAAATGGGGATAGAGGTGAAAAGGAATTACAGTCACTGAATGCGGATAGAGTTACTCAAGGTCTAAGTGCTGTATGGAGTTTGATTCTTCTTAGGCCTCCGATCCGAAATACTTGCTTACAAATTGCTTTACAG AGTGCAGTGCATCATATGGAAGAAGTGCGTATGAAGGCGATACGTCTG GTAGCAAATAAGCTTTATCCTTTGTCATCCATTTCTCAGCAAATAGAAGATTTTGCAAAGGAAATGCTTTTCTCAGTTACGAGTAGTGATGTTTCAGAATTAACAGATGCTGAAGGGTCCATTGCTGATTCACAAAAG gGACCTGATGTTGAAAAGGTTTCAAACGAACAATCATCATTGAGTGGCAGCACTAAAGATGTTTCGGATAATCGTCAATCATGCACATCTGAGAGTGTCTCACCAGATTCAGTTTCTGAGGCTCAGAGGTGCATGTCATTGTATTTTGCTTTGTGTACAAAG AAACATTCTCTCTTTCGCCAAATATTTGTCATCTATAGAAGCACATCAAAGGCAGTGAAGCAG GCAGTACATCGACAAATCCCAATACTCGTACGCACTATGGGCTCATCTCTTGATCTCCTTGAAACTATTTCAGATCCTCCAAACGGAAGCGAGAATCTTCTAATGCAG GTGTTGCATACACTTACAGATGGTACGGTCCCTTCTAAGGATTTAATAAGCACCGTGAAAAGGTTGCATGATTCAAAACTCAAG GACGCAGAAGTTCTTATTCCTGTATTACCATTCCTATCAAATGAAGAG GTGATACCGATTTTTCCTCACATTGTGAATCTTCCTTTGGAGAAGTTCCAAACAGCACTTGGTCGCGTATTACAG GGATCATCACAATCTGGTCCGGTGCTTTCTCCGGCTGAAGTTTTAATTGCAATTCATGGAATTGATCCTGAAAGGGATGGAATTCCCTTAAAAAAG GTGACAGATGCGTGCAATGCTTGTTTTGAGCAGCGACAAACTTTTACGCAGGAAGTTATTGCCAGAGTTTTGAATCAGTTG GTTGAGCAGATTCCTCCTCCTTTACTATTCATGCGTACAGTGTTACAAGCAATTGGTGCTTTTCCATCACTG GCACGTGTGTCTGACTTGCGGCCTTCTAGTCGATGGAATCCTTTTGGACTACCACGGTTTGATTCGTCAGAGTCTTCTGAGCTCATTTATCCCTGTGTTCTTCATTTCGGTACTATTTGGTGGATCATCTTCCTTGATTACGGGATTATGTCCCTGCCTTTACCTTGA